TCGGGTATAATAACCTCTAGAAAAAACCAAGCTAGGTCTTTCTCCGTCAAGATATGCCACACAAGCTAAGAAACGATCCACTCTGTTTCCATAGCTGTCTCCCCAATCTGAAACTTTTCCTCTTTTTGGAATATAGTTGGTTGTTGCTAGAAAGGCACCAGTTTTCCCTGAAAAGACACTTAAAAACTCTGGGCCTCTTAAAATATATCCTCTTTTGTTTCTGTAATCAGCGTTAGCATTACCAAGAATTGTTCCTGCGCCATCAGTTGTGCCATCGGCTGTTTTACAGGCAATTTCAGCCTTGCCATCACCATCCAGGTCATAAACCATAAATTGCGTGTAATGGGCTCCTGAACGGATGTTTTTGCCTAAATCGATGTTCCATAGTACGGTGCCATCAAATTCAAGACCCTGCAAAATAGTACTGCCTGTATACCCACGATGTGCATTGTCGTGTGCGTTTGATGGTTGCCACTTTAATACCAATTCATATTGCCCATCACCATCTAAATCCCCAATAGAAGCATCGTTGGCTCTATAAACATAGTTTTTTCCATCAGGACTCGTACCGCCTAATGGAGCGGAAATTGGAATCTTTTTATAGATATTATTCCAGACTTTGACCGGTTTGCTTGTCTTTTGTTCTTTACCTTTTACAATAGCTGAAACACTATAAACACGATTTTGGGTGGTTTTGTCTACAAAATTACTGGCACCCGTAATGGGTTTGGTGTTCAATTTAACTTTTCCTCGATAGATGTTATAGGAAACATTCTTAAACTCAGGACCAAGTATACGCCAACTTATTAGAACTTCATGAGGTGATGTTCTTACTGCTAAAACTCCGCGATCTAAACTTTCCATTTGTTTTTGAGCTAAGGCAAATAAGGAAAAGTTAAAGGCAATGAGTAATATTAGTTTTTTTGAAAATAAAGGCATAGCTTTTTGTAACTCCTTAAGTAATTAAAAAATCAATTATAATATTAAGACAGTAAAATAGTTTCATGGTTTAAATTGAGCTAAATATAGACTGTTTACATCAAGAAATATATGTTGCAATATTTTAAGTTCTTAGGTAAATTAATTTCTCTTCTAATTGTGAAACTGTGTTGTTTCTAAGTTAATTTTTATTTTAAGAACACTTTGCCTGTTAGTGTTTTGTTATTTTTTTGAACCTTGATAAAGTACATGCCTGCAGAATAACCCTTTAAATCTATGCTTTTAATGTCATTGGTGGGTTTTTGAATTAATAACTCCCCAAGACTGTTATAAACTTCAATTGCTTCTATGTTGTTTTCATTGAAATATACCATCCCTGTTGTTGGATTTGGATATAATTTTATTTGAGAAGCATTGTTAGAAAGCTTGTCGTTTGTTGATAAAGTACCGTCACCGGTTAGATAAATGTTTGGAGCAGACGGTGTTTGCATATTTGTGCCTAAAAAGAAACCTGTATGTGCGGGTTGGTTGTAGGCTACGTTTTGCCAAGCGATACTCGTTCTGTATACAGGGTCGTGCATTAATGTAAAAATGCGTTCTGTTGGTAGGTCTGTAGATGAAACGATTACAAGGTTCGTGTTGTCAGATGTTCTCCAAATAATTTCTTCTCTCCAGTCGCCAATAATATCGGCAATTAAGCATGGATTGGATTTAGATCCATTATTGCTTGCCAATGAAAGGTTGTCATAACTGTAAGCTGTTAGCACCCTATCTGTGCCACTGCCGTTCCATTTGGTTATAACAGTTCTGTCAACCAGTTCTCTTGATAGATCACCATCATACCAAGCTGCCATATTAAATGTTGATCCATTTCCTGCCGTTTGTGGATAAGTTGTAGAAATTACATTGCCGTTAACATCGTGTATGCCTGTGCCGTCGGAAGCCCAAGCTTCGGCCCCTGGATAGTTGGGGTCGATATCAGCTATAAGGCAGCGGCCAATATCAGCATTGCCACTTGGTTGGTTTACTTGCCAGAAAATTTGGCCAAGTTGATTGCCCCTAAAATCTACTTTTGGCACTCTGTTGGTACGTAGTGCCCCAAAGTTGCCTAAAGGGACATGTGGACTGGAACCTGCAGTTTCATGACATGTGAAATATTCTAAACCAGGTTTAGTAGGGTCAAAATCCCCTAGATGGCTAGCGTCTCCGTGTTTATACCCAGTTGAGCTGAAAGGCGCTCCATCGTCATCAACAGTTAAAGACCCGTATATGATTTCATCGTTTCCGTCGTCGTCAATATCACCAACGGTTACACTATGGTTTCCTTGCTGTTCATATTGACTGCCCTCAATATCAGAGTCGAAAACCCACCTTTTGGTGAGTGTGCCATCGCGATAGTCGTATGCCGCTAAAACAGTTCTGGTATAATAGCCTCTGGCAAAAACTACACTAGGCCGTTGGCCGTCTAAATAGGCCACGCATGCCAAAAAACGATCTACTCGGTTTCCGTGATCATCACCCCAACTGGAAACATTTCCTCTTGGTGGGTCGTAAGGCTCATCTTTTATAATAAAAGCTCCCGTTTCACCTGAAAAAATGCTTAAATATTCTGGTCCAGCTAAAACGCGTCCTGAGGTGTTGCGATAATCGGCATTGGCATTTCCTAAAACTTCACCAGTGCCATCTGTTGTGCCATCGGCTGTTTTACAGGCTATTTCTGCTTTCCCGTCGCCATCTAAATCATACACCATAAATTGTGTGTAGTGGGCACCAGAACGTATGTTTTTACCTAAATCAATGGTCCATAAAACGGTTCCATCCATTTCTAAACCTTGTAGGATAGTGTTACCTGTATAACCACTTTGCGCATTGTCTTTTGCATTGGTAGGGTACCATTTTAATACAATTTCATAATCGCCGTCGCCGTCTAAATCACCTACAGAAGCATCGTTGGCTTCATAGGTATAAGTCACATTATCTGGGGTTGTTCCGCCTGAAGGGGCAGTAATAGGTATGGTTTTGTAAATGTCGTCCCATGGGTCTACAGCTTGAGAGCGTTCTTGCTCTTCACCATTAATCACTGCTGCTACGCTGTAAGCACCAGGAAAAAAAGCTTGGCTATCAATAAAATTGCTAGCTCCAGTGATTGGGGTTGGGTTTAATTTTGTGCCGCCTCGGTAAACGTTATATGAGGCGTTTTCAAACTCAGTACCGAAAATTCTCCAACTTATTGAAACGTTTGAAGGCCCAGTTCTTAAGGCCAAAACCCCTCGGTTTAAGCTTTCCATTTGTTTTTGTGCAAATGAGCAGAAAGTATTAAATATTAAGCAAAAAATGAGAATTTTTGAAGCTGTGGTTTGAGAGAGATAGTTTTTTTTCATTTTCTTTTTTTAAAAAGTAAAAATAATTATAAATCAAAATAATACCATCCTGTTCTTCCATGGCTAATAAAATGTTAGTTTTGTGTGCCAAATTTTGCCATTAAACCGATTATAAAAGTTATGGGTTCTATTTTCGATTGGATTTTTTCACAGTACCAAGGTGTGCCAACACATATTGTTTTTTTAGAGTCAATAGGAGTACTTTTTGGCTTTTTAAGTGTTTGGTTCTCTAAAGAAGAAAATATATTGGTCTATCCAACCGGTATCATCAGTACCGCGATTTTTGTATATATTTTGTGGGTTTACGGTCTTTTGGGTGATATGTTGATTAATGCTTATTATTTTGTTATGAGTATTTACGGATGGTATGTATGGACCCGTAAAATAGATGAAACCCATCTAACTCCAATCGCCAGGACCTCATTAACTGAAAAAAAAGTTTTGGTCGTTATATTTCTGACCACACTTCTTTTTGTGTTTTCAGTTTATCAATGGTTTGATAAATGGACAGGTTGGGTTGCCTATATAGACACATTTACAACAGGATTGTTTTTTCTTGGTATGTGGCTTATGGCTAAAAAGAAGCTTGAAAATTGGATATTTTGGATTATTGGAGACATTATTTCTGTGCCTTTGTACTTCTATAAAGGTTTAGTTTTTACATCTATTCAGTATCTATTATTTACCATTATTGCAATTTATGGATATAAGGCATGGAAGAAAACTTTAAACAACAACCTGCAAACTGCATAAAAGTAGTTTTGTTCGGGCCTGAATCAACTGGAAAAACCACGATATCAAGGCAATTAGCCAAACACTATAATTCGGTTTGGGTGCCAGAATATGCTCGAGAATACCTTCAAAATAAATGGGATAATAAAAGAGAAACCTGTCAACTTCAGGATTTGTTGCCCATTGCGCAAGGACAAATAAAACTTGAAAATGAATTGGCTAATGCCACTAATAGTGTTTTAATTTGTGATACCGATTTGTTGGAAACCAAAGTTTACTCCGAGGTGTTCTATTCTGGTATATGTCATCCTATTTTAAAAAAGTATGCGTTGCTAAATACTTACAATATGTATTTTTTAACCTATATTGACACCCCTTGGGAGGCAGATGATATTCGCGACAGACCATTGCAGCGCGATAAAATGTTTGAGGCTTTTCAAAACGAATTAATAAAAGCTAAAAGGCCGTATGTGCTTTTAAAAGGAAACAAAGAGGAGCGTTTTAATACAGCGGTGAAATATATAGATCAATTATTAAAAAAGTAAAAAAATGTTTTCCGATAAGGATATAAAGCAAATAAGGGATAAGGGTATTTCGATAGATGAGGTTAATGATCAAGTTAATCGTATAAAAGATGGCATGTCGTTTTCAAGCTTATTGTCTGCCGCCACTATTGGTAAAGGTATTGAGCGTTATAATGATTCTGATACAGATGGGTTTATTAAAACTTTTGAGGAGAAAAAAGACCAGCTTAATCTCTTAAAATTTGTACCGGCATCTGGAGCGGCCACAAGAATGTTTAAATTTTTATTTCAATTTTTAAAACATTTTAACCCCAAGAAAGATACCATAGAACGCTATGCAGAGCAACGTAACGATACCTTAATTGAAACTTTTATAACAAAACTAAAAGACTTTCCGTTCTATGAGGAAGTCATTTTAAAACTAAAGGGAACCACACCAGATTTAGATGGCTTAAGTGATTCTGAAAAATATTATGAGTTTGTAAAAACCATGTTAGACGACGATGGTTTGAATTATAGTTTCCTGCCAAAAGGCTTGCTGCCATTTCATAAATACGATAGTAAAGCAATTACAGCCTTTCAAGAACATTTGTTTGAATCAACGCTTTATGCTTCGTCAAATGGTCAAGCAAATCTTCATTTTACAGTGTCTGAAAAGCATCATGAGTATTTCAATAAAGAATTTAGGAAAATAAAAGGCGACCTCGAGCAGCGAACAAAAACCACTTTTAACGTGTCGTTTTCTTATCAAAAAGAGGCGACCGAAACGGTAGCTTTGACTACAAATGATGAGGTTTACAGGAAAAGTGATGGTTCAATTTTATTTAGACCTGCAGGTCATGGCGCACTGTTGGAAAATTTAAATGATCTGGAAAGTGATTTCATTTTTATAAAAAATATAGACAACATTGTAGTTGCCGAGCGGAACATTGAAATTTCAAAATACAAAAAACTTTTAGCGGGAGTACTACTAGAGGCTCAAGAAACGGTGTTTTCGTATTTAAACAAGCTCGATCAAGGTGATATTGAGGATACCGATTTAAAAATCATGCTTTTATTTTTACGATACCGATTAAATGTGTCTATCCCAGCTGAAGTTGAGGGTTTTAGCATTGAAGAAAAAGCAGAATTTTTAAAACAAAAGCTAAACAGGCCCATGCGCGTTTGTGGGATGGTTAAAAATGAAGGTGAACCTGGAGGAGGGCCGTTTTGGGTAAAAGATAAAGACGGAAAAGTTTCGTTGCAAATTGTTGAATTTGCGCAGATAAACTTCAGTAAAAAAGGACAACAAGAACTTGTTTACAAAGCCACGCATTTTAATCCAACCGATTTGGTATGTGCCGTTAAAAACTATAAAGGTAAAAAGTTTGATCTTACAAAATATGTAGATCCAGATGCTGCTTTTATTACAATGAAAACACAAAATGGCACAGATATTCAGGCATTGGAACTACCCGGCTTATGGAATGGTAGTATGGCACATTGGAATTCCATTTTTGTTGAAGTGCCTGTTGAAACCTTTAACCCCGTTAAAACGGTAAACGATTTACTTAAACCTGCGCATCAAGTTTAATTAGGTATGTTTAATGCAGAACATTTAATAAAAGAATTAACATTTAAGGCGGTTAGAAGCTCGGGCAGTGGTGGGCAACATGTAAATAAAACCTCAACAAAGGTAGAACTGTCGTTTGATTTGAATACCTCAAAAGAGTTAAGTGAAGCACAAAAAAACAGACTTCAAAAAAAACTAAAAAACAGACTTACCAATGATAGTGTATTAATACTGCAATGTGGAGAAAGCCGAAGCCAGTACAGAAACAAAAACTTGGTTATTGTTCGCTTTTTAAACTTAATAAAATCGAATTTAACGACTCCAAAACCCCGAAAACCAACAAAAGCACCAAAATCGGCAATTCGAAAACGTTTAAAAAACAAGCGGTATCAATCACAAAAAAAAGAAAATAGGAAACCACCCCAAGCCGATTAAAATAATTGAAAATATTTATGGCAATTAACTAATTGGTTTTTACCTTTGCCCCGTTCTCATAAAGGGGTGCCAGTATTTGGCTGAGATCATACCCATGGAACCTAGAACAGGTAATGCTGTTTAGGGAGGCGATAATCGCCGTTTTAGAAATAATATCGTGTTTAACAGTAGGGTTTTCAATAGTAAAGCAACCTTTCCGAAATTATTTCAAAAAATCAATAACAACAAAGAATAATTACCTCTTTTTATTCGATTATAAATTCATAATCGTAATGAAAAATTTATTCAAAAATTTGTCATTCCTGCGAAGACAGGAATCCAGTAAGCTAAAACTTGCTGTCATCTTGGTTCTGTTAATTTCAGTCAGTGCTACTGCGCAAGAAAATCAAGTTAAAAGCGATTCAACCAAAACTGAAAATCTAGATGAAGTATTGGTTAAAGCGGTTAGGGTAGATGCCGATTCGCCCATTACACATACCAATGTTTCAAAAGAAGAGTTGGCAAAGCGTAATTTGGGGCAGGATATTCCCATTTTATTAAACTATTTGCCATCGGTGGTAACCACTAGTGATGCAGGAGCAGGTATAGGTTACACGGGTATTAGGGTGCGTGGAACCGATGCTACACGTGTTAATGTAACCATTAATGGAATTCCTTACAATGATCCCGAAAGCCAAGGAACCTTTTGGGTTAATTTGGGCGATTTTGCATCCTCAACCCAAAGTTTACAATTGCAGCGCGGTGTTGGCACATCAACTAATGGTTCTGGGGCTTTTGGTGCCAGTTTAAATGTACTTACTGATGCCGTTTCGCAGGATGCTTACGGAGAAATTTCTAATAGCTTTGGGAGTTACGGTACCCGTAAGCATACTGTTAAATTAGGTACAGGCTTATTGAACGACCACTTTGAGGTTTCAGGCCGCTTTTCAAAAATTGATTCAGATGGTTATGTTGATCGTGCTTTTACCGATTTAAAATCATATTTCCTGCAAGGTGTCTATAAAGATGGGAATACACTCATCAAAGCTTTGGCATTTGGAAATAAAGAATATACCTATCAAGCTTGGTACGGTTTAACGGCTGAGGAATTGGAGGAAGACCGCCGCCAAAACCCATACACTTACGATAACGAAACCGATAACTATTGGCAAGACCATTACCAATTACATTGGAACCAGCGTTTTAATAATAATTGGTCCACCAATTTAGGTTTGAATTACACAAAAGGCAAAGGCTATTTTGAGCAATATAAACCAGAAGAAAGTGCGGAAAATTTTAATAACCTAATAGAAGAAGGGTCTGATGTTATTGTACGCCGATGGCTTGATAACAATTTTTATGTTTTAAATGCCAACGTAACGTATAAAAATACTGGTTTGGAAATTATTTCTGGATTGTCGATGAGCAGTTACACTGGAGATCATTTCGGAGAAGTGATTTGGGGAAGTGATTTAGCAGAAAATACAAGTATTCGAGACCGGTATTATAATGGTGATGCCACAAAAAACGATTTTAGTGTATTTTCGAAGGCAACCATTAAGTTGGATGAAAAACTTACCGGTTTTATTGACTTGCAAGGCCGGTTTGTTAGCTATAAAACTAATGGCTTAAATTCGGATAGGATTGAATTTAAAACCGATGCCGATTTTAGTTTTTTCAATCCTAAATTAGGTCTGACTTATAAGAGTTCAGATTTCAGTAGTTTTTATACCTCGTATGCCCGAGCCAATAGAGAACCCAATCGCGATGATTTTAAAGCTGGTGTAACGGAAAACGAAACTCTTAACGATATTGAATTGGGTTGGCGATACCGAAACAACAATGTTAGTTTAAATACCAACTTATACTATATGTTTTACCAAAATCAATTGGTGTTAACAGGCGAATTAGATGATGTTGGAAGTCCCATCAGGGCAACTAGTGGAAAAAGTTATAGGTTAGGTTTGGAAGTTGATGCCGCCATTCAATTTTGTAAAGCATTTGGAACGTCTACTAACATTGCGTTAAGTAGGAATAAAAACAGGGATTTTAATTCATCCATAAATGGTGAAGTGGTTGACTTAGGAAACACCAATATTTCATTTTCACCAAGTATTGTTGCGGGCAACGCGCTTAATTTTTATCCAGCTGAAAGATTGCAAATTTCGTTTTTAAGTAAATATGTTGGAGAGCAGTACATGGGGAACACAGATAATGAAGACTCAAAACTTGATGGCTATTTTGTAAGCGATTTTAATGTGAACTATGAAATTAAACCTAAAAAGATATTTAAATCGATTGTTTTGTCTGGTTTGGTTAATAATGTTTTCAATAAAGAGTATGTTTCCAATGGTTATTTCGGTTCTTATGATTATGAGGATGCATCAAGCCCGTCTGGTATAACAACTGGGTATTATGCAGGTTATTATCCGCAAGCCACCACGAATTTTCTAGTGGGTGCAACGTTGAAGTTTTAAAATACCAACTTTACAGAAAAATGAGGTTGTCTTAAAAGCATGAAAATATGTCATTCTGAACTCGTTTCAGAATCTCAATCATCAGGTGTTCAGTTTGTATTAAGAATCTGAAACGAGTTCAGATTGACAAAACAAAAACTTTTAAGGCAGCCTTTCTCTTTAGTTATAAATCGTTAAAATATTGCCGCTTCGTTCTATTCTGTAATTTCTTAAAGGACACCGTAAACCAGCATTGCCATCAGGTGTCCCGGTGACAAAATTATAAGTGTTGCCGTCGCCACAACCACAAGTGCCGTTAAGTCCAGAGGGCACTAAAGCCGAACATTCGCTTGGTGCATGGTTGGGGTCGCTGGCGTCCCAAGCATAAAAATCAACACCAGTACTGGCTACAATAATGCCAGCGTTACCAACATTGGGAATATAAACCGAATTACCTGCAAATTGCAGTTGGCTATATGCTGGTAAACTAAGGTCGATGCTTAGGTTTACGTTAATATCCAATAAAAACCTGCAGTTTTTATCGTCAACAACATTGCTGCTACAAGACCATAAAAGGCCAAAGCAGGCTAGGTAGAAAAAATATGTTATAGTTCTCATAAAATAGGCTTGCAATTTAACATAAAAAGTAAACCGACATAAAAATTTTGTATATTTGTAATATAAATCTCGTATGTACGAGATTTTTTTTGTGCTGATGACTTCTTGCTATTTATTTGAAGTTTTTCGGCCTCTTTTTATTAAGTAAAACGATGAAGATATGAGTAAAGTATCATACTACACAGCAGAAGGATTAAAAAAATTAAGAAGTGAGCTTAACCATCTAAAAGATGTGGAACGTCCCAAAGCCTCTCAAGCTATCGCTGAGGCCAGGGATAAAGGCGATTTGAGTGAGAATGCAGAATACGATGCCGCCAAGGAGGCGCAAGGCCTATTGGAAATGAAGATTTCTAAACTAGAAGAAACGCTTTCTAATGCGCGGTTAATAGATGAGTCGCAGTTAGACACCTCAAAAGTTTTGGTCTTATCAACCGTAAAAATAAAAAATCAAACCAATGGCATGGAAATGAATTACACCTTGGTGGCCGAGAGTGAAGCCGATTTAAAATCGGGTAAGATATCGGTAAATTCGCCTATTGGTAAAGGGCTTTTAGGTAAATCTGTTGGCGATGTTGCCGAAATAAAAGTGCCCAATGGTGTTATGAAATTCGATATTATCGAAATTTCAAGATAAACGTTTCCTTTTGGAAACCATATGTTTTCAAAAAAATATTTAATTCCTTTTAGAAGATTCCTGGTTAATTTTACTTGGAATCTTTTATCTTTATAATAGGTGCATCAAAAAAAATAAAAATACTATGGCTTCAATATTCACTAAAATCATTAACGGCGACATTCCGTGTTACAAAATTGCAGAAACAGATGATTTTTTTGCGTTTTTAGATATAAACCCAAACGCTAAAGGACATACATTGTGTATTCCGAAGAAAAAGGTCGATAAAATTTTCGATTTAGACGAAGCGACCTATATAGGGCTCATGGCTTTTTCCAGAAAAGTGGCTATGGCTATAGAAAAAGCGGTGCCTTGTAATCGTGTTGGCGTTTCGGTTATAGGTCTGGAAGTGCCACATGCGCATGTGCATCTTATTCCATTGCAATCTATGGAGGATGCTCGCTTTATAAAAAAAGAGCAGCTAACAGATGCTGAATTTCACGACATTGCGAATGCCATAAAATCACAACTATAGTTCGGTGTAAAATATTGATAGAACAATAATAACACTTAACAGGACCGTCACAGCTATAACCAGCCACATTGTTTTTTTAAAATGTGTTGAGGTTTTTTGGGGTGTGAACGCTCTTTTTTGATATGCTACTACGCGTTCAATATCGTCGGTCCATTGTACGGGATAAATAATAGAATTACAGGTTTTACAGGCTAATTCGTGTTGAATCTCTGGCGTTATAGATTTGTATAAAGCCGTTTCAACAACCCTTTGTTTGAAACTTAAACGCAGTCCGTCGTTGCTGTAGCATTGCGGGCAATTGTTTTTTAAAATAACGGCTTTGTGATCAATAAACTTTTCAGTCATAATTGTGCGCGCGTTTTAGGTTTATTTGTATGGTCGTGCCTTTGTCTTTTTCAGACTCAAGAAC
This genomic stretch from Flavobacteriaceae bacterium GSB9 harbors:
- a CDS encoding T9SS type A sorting domain-containing protein; its protein translation is MESLNRGVLALRTGPSNVSISWRIFGTEFENASYNVYRGGTKLNPTPITGASNFIDSQAFFPGAYSVAAVINGEEQERSQAVDPWDDIYKTIPITAPSGGTTPDNVTYTYEANDASVGDLDGDGDYEIVLKWYPTNAKDNAQSGYTGNTILQGLEMDGTVLWTIDLGKNIRSGAHYTQFMVYDLDGDGKAEIACKTADGTTDGTGEVLGNANADYRNTSGRVLAGPEYLSIFSGETGAFIIKDEPYDPPRGNVSSWGDDHGNRVDRFLACVAYLDGQRPSVVFARGYYTRTVLAAYDYRDGTLTKRWVFDSDIEGSQYEQQGNHSVTVGDIDDDGNDEIIYGSLTVDDDGAPFSSTGYKHGDASHLGDFDPTKPGLEYFTCHETAGSSPHVPLGNFGALRTNRVPKVDFRGNQLGQIFWQVNQPSGNADIGRCLIADIDPNYPGAEAWASDGTGIHDVNGNVISTTYPQTAGNGSTFNMAAWYDGDLSRELVDRTVITKWNGSGTDRVLTAYSYDNLSLASNNGSKSNPCLIADIIGDWREEIIWRTSDNTNLVIVSSTDLPTERIFTLMHDPVYRTSIAWQNVAYNQPAHTGFFLGTNMQTPSAPNIYLTGDGTLSTNDKLSNNASQIKLYPNPTTGMVYFNENNIEAIEVYNSLGELLIQKPTNDIKSIDLKGYSAGMYFIKVQKNNKTLTGKVFLK
- the pnuC gene encoding nicotinamide riboside transporter PnuC, whose product is MGSIFDWIFSQYQGVPTHIVFLESIGVLFGFLSVWFSKEENILVYPTGIISTAIFVYILWVYGLLGDMLINAYYFVMSIYGWYVWTRKIDETHLTPIARTSLTEKKVLVVIFLTTLLFVFSVYQWFDKWTGWVAYIDTFTTGLFFLGMWLMAKKKLENWIFWIIGDIISVPLYFYKGLVFTSIQYLLFTIIAIYGYKAWKKTLNNNLQTA
- a CDS encoding ATP-binding protein gives rise to the protein MEENFKQQPANCIKVVLFGPESTGKTTISRQLAKHYNSVWVPEYAREYLQNKWDNKRETCQLQDLLPIAQGQIKLENELANATNSVLICDTDLLETKVYSEVFYSGICHPILKKYALLNTYNMYFLTYIDTPWEADDIRDRPLQRDKMFEAFQNELIKAKRPYVLLKGNKEERFNTAVKYIDQLLKK
- a CDS encoding DUF4301 family protein yields the protein MFSDKDIKQIRDKGISIDEVNDQVNRIKDGMSFSSLLSAATIGKGIERYNDSDTDGFIKTFEEKKDQLNLLKFVPASGAATRMFKFLFQFLKHFNPKKDTIERYAEQRNDTLIETFITKLKDFPFYEEVILKLKGTTPDLDGLSDSEKYYEFVKTMLDDDGLNYSFLPKGLLPFHKYDSKAITAFQEHLFESTLYASSNGQANLHFTVSEKHHEYFNKEFRKIKGDLEQRTKTTFNVSFSYQKEATETVALTTNDEVYRKSDGSILFRPAGHGALLENLNDLESDFIFIKNIDNIVVAERNIEISKYKKLLAGVLLEAQETVFSYLNKLDQGDIEDTDLKIMLLFLRYRLNVSIPAEVEGFSIEEKAEFLKQKLNRPMRVCGMVKNEGEPGGGPFWVKDKDGKVSLQIVEFAQINFSKKGQQELVYKATHFNPTDLVCAVKNYKGKKFDLTKYVDPDAAFITMKTQNGTDIQALELPGLWNGSMAHWNSIFVEVPVETFNPVKTVNDLLKPAHQV
- the arfB gene encoding aminoacyl-tRNA hydrolase, with translation MFNAEHLIKELTFKAVRSSGSGGQHVNKTSTKVELSFDLNTSKELSEAQKNRLQKKLKNRLTNDSVLILQCGESRSQYRNKNLVIVRFLNLIKSNLTTPKPRKPTKAPKSAIRKRLKNKRYQSQKKENRKPPQAD
- a CDS encoding TonB-dependent receptor, which produces MKNLFKNLSFLRRQESSKLKLAVILVLLISVSATAQENQVKSDSTKTENLDEVLVKAVRVDADSPITHTNVSKEELAKRNLGQDIPILLNYLPSVVTTSDAGAGIGYTGIRVRGTDATRVNVTINGIPYNDPESQGTFWVNLGDFASSTQSLQLQRGVGTSTNGSGAFGASLNVLTDAVSQDAYGEISNSFGSYGTRKHTVKLGTGLLNDHFEVSGRFSKIDSDGYVDRAFTDLKSYFLQGVYKDGNTLIKALAFGNKEYTYQAWYGLTAEELEEDRRQNPYTYDNETDNYWQDHYQLHWNQRFNNNWSTNLGLNYTKGKGYFEQYKPEESAENFNNLIEEGSDVIVRRWLDNNFYVLNANVTYKNTGLEIISGLSMSSYTGDHFGEVIWGSDLAENTSIRDRYYNGDATKNDFSVFSKATIKLDEKLTGFIDLQGRFVSYKTNGLNSDRIEFKTDADFSFFNPKLGLTYKSSDFSSFYTSYARANREPNRDDFKAGVTENETLNDIELGWRYRNNNVSLNTNLYYMFYQNQLVLTGELDDVGSPIRATSGKSYRLGLEVDAAIQFCKAFGTSTNIALSRNKNRDFNSSINGEVVDLGNTNISFSPSIVAGNALNFYPAERLQISFLSKYVGEQYMGNTDNEDSKLDGYFVSDFNVNYEIKPKKIFKSIVLSGLVNNVFNKEYVSNGYFGSYDYEDASSPSGITTGYYAGYYPQATTNFLVGATLKF
- the greA gene encoding transcription elongation factor GreA; its protein translation is MSKVSYYTAEGLKKLRSELNHLKDVERPKASQAIAEARDKGDLSENAEYDAAKEAQGLLEMKISKLEETLSNARLIDESQLDTSKVLVLSTVKIKNQTNGMEMNYTLVAESEADLKSGKISVNSPIGKGLLGKSVGDVAEIKVPNGVMKFDIIEISR
- a CDS encoding HIT family protein encodes the protein MASIFTKIINGDIPCYKIAETDDFFAFLDINPNAKGHTLCIPKKKVDKIFDLDEATYIGLMAFSRKVAMAIEKAVPCNRVGVSVIGLEVPHAHVHLIPLQSMEDARFIKKEQLTDAEFHDIANAIKSQL